In the genome of Palaemon carinicauda isolate YSFRI2023 chromosome 20, ASM3689809v2, whole genome shotgun sequence, one region contains:
- the LOC137659754 gene encoding putative leucine-rich repeat-containing protein DDB_G0290503, producing MDAIKSVGPEVVRQNVIGDGIPVGAMATGHFFTQATANAILGGIATASLGFLTSKNALASKKQTLIEQKKNQVLTEVEGLEKKLQDLKLLVEEKETQKIDEDLLDQERKQKDELENLKEKLDISRNREKDLQDLLNENEEVLKKLRTDFEEKMKAKDEDNQRMLEEVKLENQKNIDEQEKFIQIMKNFYEMNKENEKAEAENMLKEIEELNEKVETLENHIQEKDKHIESRESEVEKMLKEIEELNEKVETLENHIQEKDKLIESRKSEVEKMLKEIEELNEKVEKLEIHIQEKDKHIQSRESEVEKMLKEIEELNEKVETLENHIQEKDKLIESRKSEVEKMLKEIEELNEKVETLENHIQEKDKLIESRKSEVEKMLKEIEELNEKVETLENHIQEKDKHIQSRESEVEKMLKEIEELNEKVETLENHIQEKDKLIESRKSEVEKMLKEIEELNEKVENLENHIQEKDKHIQSRESEVEKMLKEIEELNEKVETLENHIQEKDKHIQSRESEVEKMLKEIEELNEKVETLENHIQEKDKHIQSRESEVEKMLKEIEELNEKVETLENHIQEKDKLIESRKSEVEKMLKEIEELNEKVETLENHIQEKDKHIQSRESEVEKMLKEIEELNEKVENLENHIQEKDKHIQSRESEVEKMLKEIEELNEKVEKLEIHIQEKDKHIQSRESEVEKMLKEIEELNEKVENLENHIQEKDKHIQSRESEVEKMLKEIEELNEKVEKLEIHIQEKDKHIQSRESEVEKMLKEIEELNEKVENLENHIQEKDKHIQSRESEVEKMLKEIEELNEKVEKLEIHIQEKDKHIQSRESEVEKMLKEIEELNEKVEKLEIHIQEKDKHIQSRESEVEKMLKEIEELNEKVETLENHIQEKDKHIQSRESEVEKMLKEIEELNEKVETLENHIQEKDKHIQSRESEVEKMLKEIEELNEKVEKLENHIQEKDKHIQSRESEVEKMLKEIEELNEKVETLENHIQEKDKLIESRKSEVEKMLKEIEELNEKVETLENHIQEKDKHIQSRESEVEKMLKEIEELNEKVENLENHIQEKDKHIQSRESEVEKMLKEIEELNEKVEKLEIHIQEKDKHIQSRESEVEKMLKEIEELNEKVENLENHIQEKDKHIQSRESEVEKMLKEIEELNEKVEKLEIHIQEKDKHIQSRESEVEKMLKEIEELNEKVENLENHIQEKDKHIQSRESEVEKMLKEIEELNEKVEKLEIHIQEKDKHIQSRESEVEKMLKEIEELNEKVEKLEIHIQEKDKHIQSRESEVEKMLKEIEELNEKVETLENHIQEKDKHIQSRESEVEKMLKEIEELNEKVETLENHIQEKDKHIQSRESEVEKMLKEIEELNEKVEKLENHIQEKDKHIQSRESEVEKMLKEIEELNEKVETLENHIQEKDKHIQSRKSEVEKMLKEIEELNEKVETLENHIQEKDKLIESRKSEVEKMLKEIEELNEKVETLENHIQEKDKLIESRKSEVEKMLKEIEELNEKVETLENHIQEKDKLIESRKSEVEKMLKEIEELNEKVETLENHIQEKDKHIQSRESEVENMLKEIEELNEKVEALENHIQEKDKLIESRKSEVEKMLKEIEELNEKVEKIVQLTEDLEKAKKDIETHDELKSMLFAENEYLKKSNEERSFLYEELALEKNKLEKELMQARANDQKRVLELQGQISEALLQNHELKDAVFTITKKNEGLREQLENKNKREKNLNGKMVRMTNIEDQMKKELAAAKDVISSLKKELQKRDLQHVIKEEGMGDVEACENAADKVVVVKEEKEEGEGPTRKLLVRKPKKKKPKRDQFSWAPLGYIVPVLETAENKVHNEPTQEENIQNN from the coding sequence ATGGATGCTATCAAATCGGTTGGACCGGAAGTGGTGCGGCAGAACGTCATCGGGGATGGGATTCCCGTTGGGGCGATGGCGACCGGACACTTCTTCACTCAGGCTACTGCTAACGCCATCTTAGGTGGCATTGCAACAGCCTCTCTTGGATTTCTGACTTCGAAGAATGCCTTGGCTTCTAAGAAGCAGACTCTAATTGAACAGAAAAAGAACCAGGTTTTGACTGAAGTGGAAGGGCTAGAGAAAAAGCTCCAGGACCTGAAACTTCTGGTTGAAGAGAAGGAGACCCAGAAAATTGATGAGGACTTGTTGGACCAGGAACGGAAACAGAAAGACGaacttgaaaacttgaaagaaaaactggACATTTCCCGGAATCGAGAAAAGGATCTTCAAGATTTGCTGAACGAGAATGAGGAAGTTCTGAAGAAATTAAGAACTGATTTCGAAGAAAAGATGAAGGCAAAGGATGAAGATAACCAAAGGATGTTAGAAGAGGTGAAATTAGAAAACCAAAAAAATATTGACGAGCAGGAAAAATTTAtccaaataatgaaaaatttctatgagatgaataaagaaaatgaaaaagcagAGGCTGAAAATATGTTAAAAGAGATTGAGGAGTTGAATGAAAAAGTAGAGACTTTGGAAAACCATATCCAGGAAAAGGACAAGCATATCGAAAGTCGTGAATCAGAGGTTGAAAAGATGTTAAAAGAGATTGAGGAGTTGAATGAAAAAGTAGAGACTTTGGaaaatcatatccaggaaaaggaCAAGCTTATCGAAAGTCGTAAATCAGAGGTTGAAAAGATGTTAAAAGAGATTGAGGAGTTGAATGAGAAAGTAGAGAAGTTGGAAATTCATATCCAGGAAAAGGACAAGCATATCCAAAGTCGTGAATCAGAGGTTGAAAAGATGTTAAAAGAGATTGAGGAGTTGAATGAAAAAGTAGAGACTTTGGaaaatcatatccaggaaaaggaCAAGCTTATCGAAAGTCGTAAATCAGAGGTTGAAAAGATGTTAAAAGAGATTGAGGAGTTGAATGAAAAAGTAGAGACTTTGGaaaatcatatccaggaaaaggaCAAGCTTATCGAAAGTCGTAAATCAGAGGTTGAAAAGATGTTAAAAGAGATTGAGGAGTTGAATGAAAAAGTAGAGACTTTGGAAAACCATATCCAGGAAAAGGACAAGCATATCCAAAGTCGTGAATCAGAGGTTGAAAAGATGTTAAAAGAGATTGAGGAGTTGAATGAAAAAGTAGAGACTTTGGaaaatcatatccaggaaaaggaCAAGCTTATCGAAAGTCGTAAATCAGAGGTTGAAAAGATGTTAAAAGAGATTGAGGAGTTGAATGAAAAAGTAGAGAATTTGGaaaatcatatccaggaaaaggaCAAGCATATCCAAAGTCGTGAATCAGAGGTTGAAAAGATGTTAAAAGAGATTGAGGAGTTGAATGAAAAAGTAGAGACTTTGGaaaatcatatccaggaaaaggaCAAGCATATCCAAAGTCGTGAATCAGAGGTTGAAAAGATGTTAAAAGAGATTGAGGAGTTGAATGAAAAAGTAGAGACTTTGGAAAACCATATCCAGGAAAAGGACAAGCATATCCAAAGTCGTGAATCAGAGGTTGAAAAGATGTTAAAAGAGATTGAGGAGTTGAATGAAAAAGTAGAGACTTTGGaaaatcatatccaggaaaaggaCAAGCTTATCGAAAGTCGTAAATCAGAGGTTGAAAAGATGTTAAAAGAGATTGAGGAGTTGAATGAAAAAGTAGAGACTTTGGAAAACCATATCCAGGAAAAGGACAAGCATATCCAAAGTCGTGAATCAGAGGTTGAAAAGATGTTAAAAGAGATTGAGGAGTTGAATGAGAAAGTAGAGAATTTGGaaaatcatatccaggaaaaggaCAAGCATATCCAAAGTCGTGAATCAGAGGTTGAAAAGATGTTAAAAGAGATTGAGGAGTTGAATGAAAAAGTAGAGAAGTTGGAAATTCATATCCAGGAAAAGGACAAGCATATCCAAAGTCGTGAATCAGAGGTTGAAAAGATGTTAAAAGAGATTGAGGAGTTGAATGAGAAAGTAGAGAATTTGGAAAACCATATCCAGGAAAAGGACAAGCATATCCAAAGTCGTGAATCAGAGGTTGAAAAGATGTTAAAAGAGATTGAGGAGTTGAATGAAAAAGTAGAGAAGTTGGAAATTCATATCCAGGAAAAGGACAAGCATATCCAAAGTCGTGAATCAGAGGTTGAAAAGATGTTAAAAGAGATTGAGGAGTTGAATGAGAAAGTAGAGAATTTGGAAAACCATATCCAGGAAAAGGACAAGCATATCCAAAGTCGTGAATCAGAGGTTGAAAAGATGTTAAAAGAGATTGAGGAGTTGAATGAAAAAGTAGAGAAGTTGGAAATTCATATCCAGGAAAAGGACAAGCATATCCAAAGTCGTGAATCAGAGGTTGAAAAGATGTTAAAAGAGATTGAGGAGTTGAATGAAAAAGTAGAGAAGTTGGAAATTCATATCCAGGAAAAGGACAAGCATATCCAAAGTCGTGAATCAGAGGTTGAAAAGATGTTAAAAGAGATTGAGGAGTTGAATGAAAAAGTAGAGACTTTGGAAAACCATATCCAGGAAAAGGACAAGCATATCCAAAGTCGTGAATCAGAGGTTGAAAAGATGTTAAAAGAGATTGAGGAGTTGAATGAAAAAGTAGAGACTTTGGAAAACCATATCCAGGAAAAGGACAAGCATATCCAAAGTCGTGAATCAGAGGTTGAAAAGATGTTAAAAGAGATTGAGGAGTTGAATGAGAAAGTAGAGAAGTTGGaaaatcatatccaggaaaaggaCAAGCATATCCAAAGTCGTGAATCAGAGGTTGAAAAGATGTTAAAAGAGATTGAGGAGTTGAATGAAAAAGTAGAGACTTTGGaaaatcatatccaggaaaaggaCAAGCTTATCGAAAGTCGTAAATCAGAGGTTGAAAAGATGTTAAAAGAGATTGAGGAGTTGAATGAAAAAGTAGAGACTTTGGAAAACCATATCCAGGAAAAGGACAAGCATATCCAAAGTCGTGAATCAGAGGTTGAAAAGATGTTAAAAGAGATTGAGGAGTTGAATGAGAAAGTAGAGAATTTGGaaaatcatatccaggaaaaggaCAAGCATATCCAAAGTCGTGAATCAGAGGTTGAAAAGATGTTAAAAGAGATTGAGGAGTTGAATGAAAAAGTAGAGAAGTTGGAAATTCATATCCAGGAAAAGGACAAGCATATCCAAAGTCGTGAATCAGAGGTTGAAAAGATGTTAAAAGAGATTGAGGAGTTGAATGAGAAAGTAGAGAATTTGGAAAACCATATCCAGGAAAAGGACAAGCATATCCAAAGTCGTGAATCAGAGGTTGAAAAGATGTTAAAAGAGATTGAGGAGTTGAATGAAAAAGTAGAGAAGTTGGAAATTCATATCCAGGAAAAGGACAAGCATATCCAAAGTCGTGAATCAGAGGTTGAAAAGATGTTAAAAGAGATTGAGGAGTTGAATGAGAAAGTAGAGAATTTGGAAAACCATATCCAGGAAAAGGACAAGCATATCCAAAGTCGTGAATCAGAGGTTGAAAAGATGTTAAAAGAGATTGAGGAGTTGAATGAAAAAGTAGAGAAGTTGGAAATTCATATCCAGGAAAAGGACAAGCATATCCAAAGTCGTGAATCAGAGGTTGAAAAGATGTTAAAAGAGATTGAGGAGTTGAATGAAAAAGTAGAGAAGTTGGAAATTCATATCCAGGAAAAGGACAAGCATATCCAAAGTCGTGAATCAGAGGTTGAAAAGATGTTAAAAGAGATTGAGGAGTTGAATGAAAAAGTAGAGACTTTGGAAAACCATATCCAGGAAAAGGACAAGCATATCCAAAGTCGTGAATCAGAGGTTGAAAAGATGTTAAAAGAGATTGAGGAGTTGAATGAAAAAGTAGAGACTTTGGAAAACCATATCCAGGAAAAGGACAAGCATATCCAAAGTCGTGAATCAGAGGTTGAAAAGATGTTAAAAGAGATTGAGGAGTTGAATGAGAAAGTAGAGAAGTTGGaaaatcatatccaggaaaaggaCAAGCATATCCAAAGTCGTGAATCAGAGGTTGAAAAGATGTTAAAAGAGATTGAGGAGTTGAATGAAAAAGTAGAGACTTTGGaaaatcatatccaggaaaaggaCAAGCATATCCAAAGTCGTAAATCAGAGGTTGAAAAGATGTTAAAAGAGATTGAGGAGTTGAATGAAAAAGTAGAGACTTTGGaaaatcatatccaggaaaaggaCAAGCTTATCGAAAGTCGTAAATCAGAGGTTGAAAAGATGTTAAAAGAGATTGAGGAGTTGAATGAAAAAGTAGAGACTTTGGaaaatcatatccaggaaaaggaCAAGCTTATCGAAAGTCGTAAATCAGAGGTTGAAAAGATGTTAAAAGAGATTGAGGAGTTGAATGAAAAAGTAGAGACTTTGGAAAACCATATCCAGGAAAAGGACAAGCTTATCGAAAGTCGTAAATCAGAGGTTGAAAAGATGTTAAAAGAGATTGAGGAGTTGAATGAAAAAGTAGAGACTTTGGAAAACCATATCCAGGAAAAGGACAAGCATATCCAAAGTCGTGAATCAGAGGTTGAAAATATGTTAAAAGAGATTGAGGAGTTGAATGAAAAAGTAGAGGCTTTGGaaaatcatatccaggaaaaggaCAAGCTTATCGAAAGTCGTAAATCAGAGGTTGAAAAGATGTTAAAAGAGATTGAGGAGTTGAATGAAAAAGTAGAGAAAATAGTTCAGTTGACTGAGGAtctggaaaaggccaagaaggatATCGAGACTCATGACGAGCTGAAATCGATGCTTTTCGCAGAGAATGAATATCTCaaaaaatccaatgaggaacgaagcttcctttatgaagaattggctctagagaaaaacaaactagaaaaagagctgatgcaGGCTCGTGCAAATGATCAAAAAAGGGTACTTGAGCTGCAGGGGCAGATTTCTGAAGCTCTACTACAAAATCACGAGCTAAAGGACGCAGTGTTCACAATTAccaagaagaacgaaggtcttcgagaacaactggagaacaaaaataaacgagaaaaaaatttGAACGGTAAGATGGTTCGAATGACCAACATAGaagatcaaatgaagaaagaattggccgcagcgaaggatgtcatctcttcactgaagaaggaacttcagaagagagatttgcAACACGTTATAAAAGAAGAAGGAATGGGTGACGTTGAAGCGTGTGAAAATGCAGCAGATAAAgtagtcgttgtgaaggaagaaaaagaagaaggagaaggacctacaaggaaacttttggtaaggaaaccaaagaagaagaaaccaaaacgggaccaGTTCTCCTGGGCCCCCCTTGGATACATAGTACCAGTTTTGGAAACTgccgaaaataaggttcataacgaaccaACTCAGGAggaaaatatccaaaataattaa